From the genome of Maniola jurtina chromosome 10, ilManJurt1.1, whole genome shotgun sequence, one region includes:
- the LOC123868682 gene encoding chymotrypsin-1-like, with product MIAFLLLVKLLIAFVLADDRNESLPTRRMYYGETAKIEDYPYFAGLWNCGAVILSNTWVATAGHCVFDARARGSQHVYVGGNTIKNSTTLSYVDVIVHPEYKEIAGMTFNDIALLKLTAPLRFSERIQPAKLPTSAAPRNVVLVSRGTDETGKLSTSLKKVDRIILSPLECVNMMSHPMYAFYALQNREYLQRKILCSKRHENLPSVCGGDSGSPLLSGDTLVGIVAFGLKSCEKARLGFDTYVLNFVPWIRSHTGL from the exons ATGATTGCGTTTTTGTTATTGGTTAAATTGCTCATAGCTTTTGTATTAGCGGACGATCGAAATGAGTCGC TACCAACCAGGCGTATGTACTACGGTGAAACAGCTAAAATCGAGGACTATCCGTACTTTGCTGGTCTTTGGAACTGCGGCGCTGTCATTCTGTCCAACACCTGGGTCGCGACCGCTGGCCACTGTGTCTTCGATGCACG AGCCAGAGGATCGCAACACGTTTACGTTGGCGGCAACACCATCAAAAATAGCACAACTCTTTCTTACGTCGATGTCATAGTACATCCAGAGTATAAAGAAATTGCTGGAATGACATTTAATGATATTGCATTGCTAAAGTTAACTGCACCTTTGCGATTCTCTGAAAGAATTCAACCAGCCAAGCTTCCTACAAGTGCTGCTCCTAGGAACGTAGTTCTTGTTTCTAGAGGAACGGATGAG ACTGGAAAACTATCAACCAGTTTGAAGAAAGTAGATCGTATAATACTCTCACCTCTAGAATGTGTGAACATGATGTCGCACCCAATGTATGCATTTTATGCGCTACAAAATAGAGAGTATTTGCAAAGAAAAATCCTTTGCTCGAAGCGCCATGAAAATTTACCAAGTGTATGCggt GGTGATTCTGGAAGTCCTCTTTTAAGTGGCGACACTCTGGTTGGCATAGTCGCTTTCGGACTCAAATCTTGCGAAAAAGCGAGGCTGGGTTTCGATACCTATGTCTTAAATTTCGTGCCATGGATCAGATCTCATACTGGTCTTTAA